One window of the Cryptomeria japonica chromosome 7, Sugi_1.0, whole genome shotgun sequence genome contains the following:
- the LOC131030817 gene encoding disease resistance protein Roq1-like has product MASSSSSPKQYDAFISHRGPDVKETLAKQLYKLLQERECRAFLDREEIEGGESITSAIENAIRSSVVQIAVFSKGYAESKWCLEELVLMLKQTDALFIPVFYDVEPWELRYIDTEKRNEKESQYTAAFRDHKSKGRNVDDLSKWKYALASAADISGYERSRHQDNLCEEVVSRVLEEMKRRKPLHVAKYPVVLALAEQVQDFEDSFSQTVRDKVTIAGIFGLGGSGKTILAKELFNGKRSDYKASCFLSDVRDSDLCSLQSQLCKDLFHEDPKFDSIDVGIAHLKHRLGRARNLHFLIVLDDIDHRDQLDTLLPAAMLSSGSLVIITSRNQSVLVGADIFYRMKKMKFDHARTLFCSHAFCRPDPPTSYEKLVERFVEFCGGLPLALKVLGAHVYKRDEHYWELELEKVQKIQPEDRMQRLRISFHGLDKEEKQIFLDIACLFNKKYIRNLKSNAITIWKASGWSAEHAVQTLQDRCLLEVSGRDDYQYFEMHDHLRDLGRQIADADELRPRLWRPELLRSMEAKGFQRILAETNAGRCFHSFRDSSLGMSIRIFIAGTDLLWLEMNECGKPFMNIPSWIPLLKLHLLRIEGVQELWSTFQQQLQTDNQATFQLRRLSIWYCPLLQKLPDLIEMFTELEELHICLSIYDRSLVQSLGRLSKLRSLSLVCMDFDFSEKVHLDSLETIHLTSLPNTSKLVISGEMCPRLRTLTVSQLEVLKEMELKHTLRVDSCGNLKSLPRLETIQITGCPQLQSVEGMEELPGLKSLLIEMPEDGYFAWVRNYICELRRLSIKKIILAQKSMDTASSELNANFFSKVIGAQAVTEIERGQYTRGEYGLKMESSSSAITIVCVLVIGLCTFIGGIDGVASRIIGVVDVAIGSIGVVGTIGTTAVTDGMINVVDVAIATDGTIVVVGIVASSNAAIFSFIGAVGTIVWNIGVVGVATEIIGVVDATDVINVDDGIIGVVGIARVIATTYLMINFVGVDGVVGVVDVIKDGLLGVTV; this is encoded by the exons ATggcttcctcctcatcatctcctaaACAATATGATGCATTCATCAGCCACCGAGGGCCTGACGTCAAAGAAACCCTTGCTAAACAGCTTTATAAACTGCTTCAGGAAAGAGAGTGCCGGGCATTTCTAGACCGTGAAGAAATTGAAGGCGGGGAATCTATTACGTCTGCCATTGAAAATGCCATACGCTCATCTGTTGTGCAAATAGCCGTTTTTTCTAAAGGATATGCAGAGTCAAAGTGGTGTTTAGAGGAGCTTGTTCTTATGTTAAAACAGACGGATGCCCTCTTTATTCCCGTCTTCTACGATGTCGAGCCGTGGGAGCTACGCTACATCGACACAGAGAAAAGGAACGAGAAGGAGTCACAGTATACTGCAGCATTTCGTGATCATAAAAGTAAAGGCAGGAATGTTGATGATTTGAGTAAATGGAAATATGCTCTCGCATCTGCTGCAGACATATCTGGTTATGAACGTAGCCGGCATCAAGA CAATTTGTGTGAAGAGGTTGTGTCCCGTGTGCTGGAAGAAATGAAGAGAAGGAAACCGTTACATGTTGCAAAATATCCAGTCGTACTTGCCCTTGCTGAGCAAGTCCAAGATTTTGAAGATTCTTTTTCGCAGACAGTGAGAGACAAGGTTACAATAGCAGGGATCTTTGGTCTAGGGGGGTCTGGCAAGACCATCCTCGCCAAAGAATTGTTTAACGGGAAGCGTTCAGACTACAAAGCATCATGCTTTCTCTCTGACGTGAGAGATAGTGATTTGTGTTCCTTGCAAAGTCAGCTCTGTAAAGATCTCTTTCATGAAGATCCGAAGTTTGACAGTATTGATGTAGGAATAGCACACCTGAAGCATCGTCTGGGAAGGGCAAGGAATTTGCACTTTCTTATTGTCCTCGATGATATCGATCATCGGGACCAGTTAGATACCCTCTTACCTGCAGCTATGCTAAGCTCTGGTAGCCTAGTAATTATTACGTCCCGTAACCAAAGCGTGTTAGTGGGTGCAGATATTTTTtataggatgaagaaaatgaaatttGATCATGCTAGAACCCTCTTCTGTAGCCACGCTTTCTGCAGACCGGATCCACCTACTTCATATGAGAAATTGGTTGAAAGGTTTGTGGAATTCTGCGGAGGTTTACCCCTCGCACTAAAAGTTTTGGGCGCCCATGTTTATAAGCGGGATGAGCATTACTGGGAGCTAGAATTGGAAAAAGTTCAGAAAATTCAGCCCGAGGATAGAATGCAAAGACTCAGGATTAGCTTTCATGGTCTGGACAAAGAGGAGAAACAGATATTCCTTGATATTGCTTGTCTTTTCAATAAGAAATATATAAGGAATTTGAAAAGTAACGCTATAACAATCTGGAAGGCATCTGGCTGGAGCGCTGAGCATGCAGTTCAAACCCTGCAAGATAGATGCCTACTAGAAGTGAGCGGTAGAGACGACTACCAGTATTTTGAGATGCACGATCACCTGCGCGATTTGGGAAGACAAATAGCAGATGCAGATGAGTTGAGGCCCCGCCTGTGGCGACCAGAACTCCTGAGATCTATG GAAGCAAAAGGATTTCAACGAATCCTCGCAGAAACAAATGCCGGCAGGTGCTTCCATTCATTCCGGGATTCGTCTCTTGGAATGAGCATTAGAATTTTTATAGCTGGGACTGATCTCCTGTGGCTTGAAATGAATGAGTGTGGTAAACCATTTATGAACATTCCATCCTGGATTCCTCTACTGAAATTGCACTTGTTACGTATTGAGGGAGTGCAAGAATTGTGGAGCACATTTCAGCAACAGTTGCAGACCGATAACCAG GCCACTTTCCAATTGAGAAGGTTATCCATTTGGTACTGTCCTTTATTGCAAAAGCTTCCGGATTTAATAGAAATGTTCACTGAATTGGAAGAACTGCATATATGTTTAAGTATATATGACAGATCCTTGGTCCAATCACTTGGACGACTTAGTAAGCTTAGATCATTGAGCTTGGTGTGTATGGACTTCGACTTCAGTGAGAAGGTGCACCTGGATAGCCTTGAAACCATACACCTTACTTCTCTTCCTAACACATCCAAGTTGGTAATCAGTGGAGAGATGTGTCCCAGACTTCGAACGCTTACAGTTTCCCAGCTGGAAGTTCTAAAAGAAATGGAATTAAAGCATACACTGAGAGTGGACAGCTGTGGTAATTTGAAATCGTTGCCTCGTCTGGAGACAATCCAGATCACAGGATGTCCTCAGCTGCAGAGTGTCGAAGGGATGGAAGAGTTGCCAGGATTGAAAAGTCTGCTAATTGAAATGCCCGAGGATGGATATTTTGCATGGGTACGAAATTACATATGTGAACTGAGG AGACTGTCGATAAAGAAAATCATTTTGGCACAGAAGTCAATGGATACAGCATCGTCCGAATTGAATGCAAATTTCTTTTCTAAGGTGATCGGCGCCCAAGCAGTAACTGAGATAGAGAGAGGACAGTATACAAGAGGAGAGTATGGACTGAAGATGGAAAGCTCATCGAGTGCAATCACTATAGTTTG TGTATTGGTCATAGGTTTATGCACTTTTATAGGTGGGATTGATGGTGTTGCTAGTAGGAttattggtgttgtggatgttgcTATTGGGAGCATCGGTGTTGTTGGTACAATTGGTACTACTGCTGTTACTGATGGAATGATCAATGTTGTTGATGTTGCTATTGCTACAGATGGGACTATTGTTGTTGTGGGTATTGTTGCTAGTTCTAATGCTGCTATTTTCAGTTTCATAGGTGCAGTTGGTACAATTGTTTGGAATATCGGTGTTGTTGGTGTTGCTACTGagattattggtgttgttgatgctactgaTGTGATTAATGTCGATGATGGGATCATCGGTGTTGTTGGTATTGCTAGGGTGATCGCTACTACTTATTTGATGATCAATTTTGTTGGTGTGGATGGTGTTGTTGGTGTCGTAGATGTAATTAAGGATGGCCTCCTTGGAGTAACTGTTTGA